From Perognathus longimembris pacificus isolate PPM17 chromosome 4, ASM2315922v1, whole genome shotgun sequence, one genomic window encodes:
- the Per2 gene encoding period circadian protein homolog 2 isoform X1: MKRCKQNFYHSAQEGQNTGLAKLERCWHFRLLTNSSSLHQNNFLPEPDMNSYADFAHGPGSPAKAPAEPQTDRAVLQEDVDMSSGSSGNEATGNGSAGRGSQASDCEDSGKEQGMLVEPPHPHQSPDAFSLLMAETEHNPSASTSGCSSEQSSKADTHKELIRTLRELKVHLPADKKAKGKASTLATLKYALRSVKQVKANEEYYQLLMSSESQPFSVDVPSYTAEQVEGTTSEYIMQNADMFAVAVSLATGKILYISSQVASLFHCKREAFRDTKFVEFLAPHDVSVFHSSTSPSRLPSWSVRGAGDSFSRECMEEKSFFCRVSVGKRHEHGIHYQPFRMTPYLAKVQEQRAPESQLCCLLLAERVHSGYEAPRIPPEKRIFTTTHTPNCLFQDVDERAVPLLGYLPQDLIETPLLVQIHPSDRPLMLAIHKKILQSGGQPFDYSPIRFRAQNGEYITLDTSWSSFINPWSRKISFIIGRHKVRVGPLNEDVFAAPPGAEEKAPHPSIQELTEQIHRLLLQPIPHSGSSGYGSLGSNGSHEHLMSQTSSSDSNGHEESLRRRPEISKNGSKSKTKSHFSQESGAQRKTSIPEMQSSPAAAQVKAAPATEKESSRVSSPKACFPEELACKNQPPCSYQQISCLDGVIRYLESCGEASTLKRKCEFPAHIASRKATVSPGLHSGEAAPPCKVNSHADVSARLTSLALPGKAESVVSLTSQCSYSSTIVHVGDKKPQPESEMVEDAASGAESLDSLPGVLTQEKGPLPTLGLTKEVLAAHTQREEQGFLQRFREARRLGALQAHCQYYLQERARAQSGERAAPGPRNSSGVESSWKKAGKNRKLKSKRAKPQDSSDSTGSGGPLPHRPPLVGLNATAWSPSDTSQSSCSAVPFPAPVPAYPLPVFPVPGTVAAPPSAPPAGFVVPVDAQHEFAGQPLPFTAPLAPVVALMLPSYPFPPVTPSLPQAFFPNQPHFPGHPMLTPDMTPASQPGFPLQTSLLRQPCTCPATPATPPPAATAATGRASPPLFQSRGSSPLQLNLLQLEEAPEGSAGAAGAAGPDGTPGTSQDRQPKAPPAHKEPSDPLNSDALSTSSDLLNLLLSEDLCSATGSAPSGSGASATSESLGSSSLGGGVSRSGAGSSDTSHTSKYFGSIDSSENNHKAKLTADMEESEHFIKYVLQDPIWLLMADTDDSVMMTYQLPSRDLEAVLKEDRERLKALQRSQPRFTASQRRELLEVHPWVQMGSLPSAINVTECVYCESGEKEHACAPYEEGLPSLGLGDTSDTKEEQRGRPPSPGQEQT, translated from the exons ATGAAGAGGTGCAA ACAGAACTTCTACCACAGTGCTCAAGAAGGCCAGAACACTGGACTTGCCAAACTGGAACGATGCTGGCATTTTAGGTTATTGACAAACTCCAGCTCTCTGCACCAGAACAA CTTCCTTCCAGAGCCAGACATGAACAGCTATGCAGACTTTGCCCACGGCCCCGGCAGTCCTGCCAAGGCACCCGCGGAGCCCCAGACTGACCGGGCTGTGCTTCAGGAAGACGTGGACATGAGCAGTGGCTCGAGTGGAAACGAAGCCACCGGCAACGGCTCCGCTGGCCGGGGCTCCCAGGCCAGCGACTGTGAGGACAGTGGGAAGGAGCAGGGGATGCTggtggagcccccccacccccaccagag TCCCGATGCCTTCAGCCTGCTGATGGCAGAGACTGAGCACAACCCGTCCGCATCTACCAGTGGCTGCAG CAGCGAGCAGTCTTCCAAGGCAGATACACACAAGGAGCTGATAAGAACACTGAGGGAGCTGAAAGTCCACCTCCCTGCAGACAAGAAGGCAAAAGGCAAGGCCAGCACACTGGCGACCTTGAAGTACGCCCTGAGGAGTGTGAAGCAAGTAAAAG CTAACGAGGAGTACTACCAGCTGCTGATGTCCAGCGAGAGCCAGCCCTTCAGCGTGGACGTGCCCTCCTACACTGCCGAGCAGGTGGAGGGCACCACCTCCGAGTACATCATGCAGAACGCG GACATGTTTGCTGTGGCGGTGTCCCTGGCCACCGGGAAAATCCTGTACATCTCCAGCCAAGTGGCCTCCCTGTTTCACTGCAAGAGAGAGGCCTTCCGCGACACCAAGTTCGTGGAGTTCCTGGCTCCGCACGACGTCAGCGTGTTCCACAGCTCCACCAGCCCTTCCAGGCTCCCGTCGTGGAGCGTGCGTGGGGCCGGAG ATTCCTTCTCTCGGGAGTGCATGGAGGAGAAATCCTTCTTTTGCCGTGTCAG TGTCGGGAAGCGCCACGAGCATGGCATCCACTACCAGCCCTTCCGCATGACGCCCTACCTGGCCAAGGTGCAGGAGCAGCGGGCACCCGAGAGCCAGCTCTGCTGTCTGCTGCTGGCAGAGAGGGTGCACTCAGGCTATGAAG CCCCCCGGATTCCTCCCGAGAAGAGAATCTTCACGACGACCCATACACCCAACTGCCTGTTCCAGGATGTGGACGAAAG GGCAGTCCCCCTCCTGGGCTATCTACCTCAGGACCTGATCGAGACGCCCCTGCTCGTGCAGATCCACCCCAGCGACCGGCCCCTGATGCTCGCCATCCACAAAAAGA TCCTACAGTCCGGAGGGCAGCCTTTCGACTATTCTCCCATTCGGTTCCGCGCCCAGAATGGCGAGTACATCACGCTAGACACCAGCTGGTCCAGCTTCATCAACCCGTGGAGCAGGAAAATCTCCTTCATCATCGGGCGGCACAAAGTCAGGGT GGGCCCCTTGAATGAGGATGTGTTCGCAGCCCCCCCGGGAGCGGAGGAGAAGGCCCCGCACCCCAGCATTCAGGAGCTCACGGAGCAGATCCACCGGCTGCTGCTGCAG CCCATCCCCCACAGCGGCTCCAGTGGCTACggcagcctgggcagcaatgGGTCCCACGAACACCTCATGAGCCAGACCTCATCCAGTGACAGCAACGGCCACGAGGAGTCTCTCCGGAGGAGACCC GAAATTTCTAAAAATGGTAGCAAGAGCAAAACCAAAAGCCATTTTTCTCAGGAATCCGGAGCACAAAGGAAAACATCCATTCCAG AAATGCAGAGCAGCCCCGCGGCTGCTCAGGTGAAAGCTGCTCCGGCCACCGAGAAGGAGAGCTCCAGGGTGAGCTCCCCCAAGGCCTGCTTCCCCGAGGAGCTGGCCTGCAAGAACCAGCCCCCCTGCTCCTACCAGCAGATCAGCTGCCTGGACGGCGTCATCAG GTACCTGGAGAGCTGCGGCGAGGCCTCCACCCTGAAGAGGAAATGCGAGTTCCCGGCGCACATCGCGTCGCGGAAGGCCACGGTCAGCCCCGGGCTGCATTCCGGAG AGGCAGCTCCGCCCTGCAAGGTGAACAGCCACGCAGACGTGAGCGCGCGCCTGACCTCACTGGCCCTGCCTGGCAAGGCCGAGAGCGTGGTCTCCCTCACCAGCCAGTGCAGCTACAGCAGCACCATCGTCCACGTGGGGGACAAAAAGCCGCAGCCCGAATCAG AGATGGTAGAAGATGCTGCCAGCGGGGCCGAGTCCTTGGACAGCCTGCCCGGAGTCCTGACCCAGGAAAAAGGGCCGCTGCCGACGCTGGGCCTCACCAAGGAGGTGCTGGCGGCCCACACGCAGAGGGAGGAGCAGGGCTTCCTGCAGAGGTTCAGGGAGGCGAGGCGGCTGGGAGCGCTCCAGGCCCACTGCCAGTACTACCTGCAGGAGAGGGCCCGGGCCCAGTCCGGTGAGCGAG ctGCTCCTGGACCAAGAAATAGTTCTGGAGTTGAGTCATCTTGGAAAAAAGCTGGGAAGAACAGAAAGCTAAAGTCCAAGCGGGCCAAGCCTCAGGACTCCTCTGATAGCACGGGTTCTGGGGGACCCTTGCCCCACCGGCCCCCCCTTGTGGGCCTGAACGCCACGGCCTGGTCCCCTTCGGACACCTCCCAGTCCAGCTGCTCCGCGGTGCCGTTCCCCGCCCCCGTGCCGGCGTACCCCCTGCCCGTGTTCCCGGTGCCCGGGACGGTGGCGGCGCCGCCTTCGGCTCCCCCGGCCGGCTTCGTGGTGCCCGTGGACGCCCAGCACGAGTTTGCGGGCCAGCCGCTGCCGTTCACGGCGCCCTTGGCGCCCGTCGTGGCCTTGATGCTACCCAGCTATCCTTTCCCACCCGTGACCCCAAGTCTACCCCAGGCCTTCTTTCCCAACCAGCCCCACTTTCCAGGCCACCCCATGCTCACCCCCGACATGACCCCCGCCTCGCAGCCGGGGTTCCCCCTGCAGACCTCACTGCTCAGACAGCCCTGCACCTGCCCGGCCACCCCGGCCACCCCTCCGCCGGCGGCCACGGCCGCCACGGGCAGGGCCTCCCCGCCGCTCTTCCAGTCCCGAGGGAGCTCGCCCCTGCAGCTCAACCTGCTGCAGCTGGAGGAGGCGCCCGAGGGCAGcgccggggccgcgggggccgcGGGACCGGACGGCACGCCCGGCACGTCTCAGGACCGGCAGCCAAAGGCACCTCCAGCG CACAAGGAGCCCTCCGACCCCCTGAACAGCGACGCCCTCTCCACGTCCAGCGACCTGCTCAACCTCCTCCTGAGCGAGGACCTCTGCTCGGCCACAGGCTCCGCGCCGTCCGGGAGCGGGGCCTCGGCCACCTCCGAGTCTCTGGGTTCCAGCTCACTGGGCGGCGGCGTATCCCGAAGCGGGGCAG GCAGTAGTGACACAAGTCATACCAGCAAATACTTTGGAAGCATTGACTCTTCAGAGAATAACCACAAGGCTAAGCTGACTGCAGACATGGAAGAAAGTGAGCATTTCATTAAGTACGTTCTGCAGGACCCCATCTGGCTACTGATGGCAGACACCGACGACAGTGTCATGATGACCTACCAGCTGCCCTCCCG GGACCTGGAAGCGGTGCTGAAGGAGGACCGAGAGCGGCTGAAGGCGCTGCAGAGGTCCCAGCCccggttcacagccagccagagGCGGGAGCTGCTGGAGGTCCACCCGTGGGTCCAGATGGGCAGCCTGCCCTCCGCCATCAACGTGACG GAATGCGTGTACTGTGAAAGTGGGGAGAAGGAGCACGCGTGTGCGCCCTACGAGGAAGGCCTTCCTTCCCTGGGACTCGGCGACACCTCAGACACCAAAGAGGAGCAGCGCGGCCGCCCCCCGAGCCCCGGGCAGGAGCAGACATAA
- the Per2 gene encoding period circadian protein homolog 2 isoform X2, with translation MNSYADFAHGPGSPAKAPAEPQTDRAVLQEDVDMSSGSSGNEATGNGSAGRGSQASDCEDSGKEQGMLVEPPHPHQSPDAFSLLMAETEHNPSASTSGCSSEQSSKADTHKELIRTLRELKVHLPADKKAKGKASTLATLKYALRSVKQVKANEEYYQLLMSSESQPFSVDVPSYTAEQVEGTTSEYIMQNADMFAVAVSLATGKILYISSQVASLFHCKREAFRDTKFVEFLAPHDVSVFHSSTSPSRLPSWSVRGAGDSFSRECMEEKSFFCRVSVGKRHEHGIHYQPFRMTPYLAKVQEQRAPESQLCCLLLAERVHSGYEAPRIPPEKRIFTTTHTPNCLFQDVDERAVPLLGYLPQDLIETPLLVQIHPSDRPLMLAIHKKILQSGGQPFDYSPIRFRAQNGEYITLDTSWSSFINPWSRKISFIIGRHKVRVGPLNEDVFAAPPGAEEKAPHPSIQELTEQIHRLLLQPIPHSGSSGYGSLGSNGSHEHLMSQTSSSDSNGHEESLRRRPEISKNGSKSKTKSHFSQESGAQRKTSIPEMQSSPAAAQVKAAPATEKESSRVSSPKACFPEELACKNQPPCSYQQISCLDGVIRYLESCGEASTLKRKCEFPAHIASRKATVSPGLHSGEAAPPCKVNSHADVSARLTSLALPGKAESVVSLTSQCSYSSTIVHVGDKKPQPESEMVEDAASGAESLDSLPGVLTQEKGPLPTLGLTKEVLAAHTQREEQGFLQRFREARRLGALQAHCQYYLQERARAQSGERAAPGPRNSSGVESSWKKAGKNRKLKSKRAKPQDSSDSTGSGGPLPHRPPLVGLNATAWSPSDTSQSSCSAVPFPAPVPAYPLPVFPVPGTVAAPPSAPPAGFVVPVDAQHEFAGQPLPFTAPLAPVVALMLPSYPFPPVTPSLPQAFFPNQPHFPGHPMLTPDMTPASQPGFPLQTSLLRQPCTCPATPATPPPAATAATGRASPPLFQSRGSSPLQLNLLQLEEAPEGSAGAAGAAGPDGTPGTSQDRQPKAPPAHKEPSDPLNSDALSTSSDLLNLLLSEDLCSATGSAPSGSGASATSESLGSSSLGGGVSRSGAGSSDTSHTSKYFGSIDSSENNHKAKLTADMEESEHFIKYVLQDPIWLLMADTDDSVMMTYQLPSRDLEAVLKEDRERLKALQRSQPRFTASQRRELLEVHPWVQMGSLPSAINVTECVYCESGEKEHACAPYEEGLPSLGLGDTSDTKEEQRGRPPSPGQEQT, from the exons ATGAACAGCTATGCAGACTTTGCCCACGGCCCCGGCAGTCCTGCCAAGGCACCCGCGGAGCCCCAGACTGACCGGGCTGTGCTTCAGGAAGACGTGGACATGAGCAGTGGCTCGAGTGGAAACGAAGCCACCGGCAACGGCTCCGCTGGCCGGGGCTCCCAGGCCAGCGACTGTGAGGACAGTGGGAAGGAGCAGGGGATGCTggtggagcccccccacccccaccagag TCCCGATGCCTTCAGCCTGCTGATGGCAGAGACTGAGCACAACCCGTCCGCATCTACCAGTGGCTGCAG CAGCGAGCAGTCTTCCAAGGCAGATACACACAAGGAGCTGATAAGAACACTGAGGGAGCTGAAAGTCCACCTCCCTGCAGACAAGAAGGCAAAAGGCAAGGCCAGCACACTGGCGACCTTGAAGTACGCCCTGAGGAGTGTGAAGCAAGTAAAAG CTAACGAGGAGTACTACCAGCTGCTGATGTCCAGCGAGAGCCAGCCCTTCAGCGTGGACGTGCCCTCCTACACTGCCGAGCAGGTGGAGGGCACCACCTCCGAGTACATCATGCAGAACGCG GACATGTTTGCTGTGGCGGTGTCCCTGGCCACCGGGAAAATCCTGTACATCTCCAGCCAAGTGGCCTCCCTGTTTCACTGCAAGAGAGAGGCCTTCCGCGACACCAAGTTCGTGGAGTTCCTGGCTCCGCACGACGTCAGCGTGTTCCACAGCTCCACCAGCCCTTCCAGGCTCCCGTCGTGGAGCGTGCGTGGGGCCGGAG ATTCCTTCTCTCGGGAGTGCATGGAGGAGAAATCCTTCTTTTGCCGTGTCAG TGTCGGGAAGCGCCACGAGCATGGCATCCACTACCAGCCCTTCCGCATGACGCCCTACCTGGCCAAGGTGCAGGAGCAGCGGGCACCCGAGAGCCAGCTCTGCTGTCTGCTGCTGGCAGAGAGGGTGCACTCAGGCTATGAAG CCCCCCGGATTCCTCCCGAGAAGAGAATCTTCACGACGACCCATACACCCAACTGCCTGTTCCAGGATGTGGACGAAAG GGCAGTCCCCCTCCTGGGCTATCTACCTCAGGACCTGATCGAGACGCCCCTGCTCGTGCAGATCCACCCCAGCGACCGGCCCCTGATGCTCGCCATCCACAAAAAGA TCCTACAGTCCGGAGGGCAGCCTTTCGACTATTCTCCCATTCGGTTCCGCGCCCAGAATGGCGAGTACATCACGCTAGACACCAGCTGGTCCAGCTTCATCAACCCGTGGAGCAGGAAAATCTCCTTCATCATCGGGCGGCACAAAGTCAGGGT GGGCCCCTTGAATGAGGATGTGTTCGCAGCCCCCCCGGGAGCGGAGGAGAAGGCCCCGCACCCCAGCATTCAGGAGCTCACGGAGCAGATCCACCGGCTGCTGCTGCAG CCCATCCCCCACAGCGGCTCCAGTGGCTACggcagcctgggcagcaatgGGTCCCACGAACACCTCATGAGCCAGACCTCATCCAGTGACAGCAACGGCCACGAGGAGTCTCTCCGGAGGAGACCC GAAATTTCTAAAAATGGTAGCAAGAGCAAAACCAAAAGCCATTTTTCTCAGGAATCCGGAGCACAAAGGAAAACATCCATTCCAG AAATGCAGAGCAGCCCCGCGGCTGCTCAGGTGAAAGCTGCTCCGGCCACCGAGAAGGAGAGCTCCAGGGTGAGCTCCCCCAAGGCCTGCTTCCCCGAGGAGCTGGCCTGCAAGAACCAGCCCCCCTGCTCCTACCAGCAGATCAGCTGCCTGGACGGCGTCATCAG GTACCTGGAGAGCTGCGGCGAGGCCTCCACCCTGAAGAGGAAATGCGAGTTCCCGGCGCACATCGCGTCGCGGAAGGCCACGGTCAGCCCCGGGCTGCATTCCGGAG AGGCAGCTCCGCCCTGCAAGGTGAACAGCCACGCAGACGTGAGCGCGCGCCTGACCTCACTGGCCCTGCCTGGCAAGGCCGAGAGCGTGGTCTCCCTCACCAGCCAGTGCAGCTACAGCAGCACCATCGTCCACGTGGGGGACAAAAAGCCGCAGCCCGAATCAG AGATGGTAGAAGATGCTGCCAGCGGGGCCGAGTCCTTGGACAGCCTGCCCGGAGTCCTGACCCAGGAAAAAGGGCCGCTGCCGACGCTGGGCCTCACCAAGGAGGTGCTGGCGGCCCACACGCAGAGGGAGGAGCAGGGCTTCCTGCAGAGGTTCAGGGAGGCGAGGCGGCTGGGAGCGCTCCAGGCCCACTGCCAGTACTACCTGCAGGAGAGGGCCCGGGCCCAGTCCGGTGAGCGAG ctGCTCCTGGACCAAGAAATAGTTCTGGAGTTGAGTCATCTTGGAAAAAAGCTGGGAAGAACAGAAAGCTAAAGTCCAAGCGGGCCAAGCCTCAGGACTCCTCTGATAGCACGGGTTCTGGGGGACCCTTGCCCCACCGGCCCCCCCTTGTGGGCCTGAACGCCACGGCCTGGTCCCCTTCGGACACCTCCCAGTCCAGCTGCTCCGCGGTGCCGTTCCCCGCCCCCGTGCCGGCGTACCCCCTGCCCGTGTTCCCGGTGCCCGGGACGGTGGCGGCGCCGCCTTCGGCTCCCCCGGCCGGCTTCGTGGTGCCCGTGGACGCCCAGCACGAGTTTGCGGGCCAGCCGCTGCCGTTCACGGCGCCCTTGGCGCCCGTCGTGGCCTTGATGCTACCCAGCTATCCTTTCCCACCCGTGACCCCAAGTCTACCCCAGGCCTTCTTTCCCAACCAGCCCCACTTTCCAGGCCACCCCATGCTCACCCCCGACATGACCCCCGCCTCGCAGCCGGGGTTCCCCCTGCAGACCTCACTGCTCAGACAGCCCTGCACCTGCCCGGCCACCCCGGCCACCCCTCCGCCGGCGGCCACGGCCGCCACGGGCAGGGCCTCCCCGCCGCTCTTCCAGTCCCGAGGGAGCTCGCCCCTGCAGCTCAACCTGCTGCAGCTGGAGGAGGCGCCCGAGGGCAGcgccggggccgcgggggccgcGGGACCGGACGGCACGCCCGGCACGTCTCAGGACCGGCAGCCAAAGGCACCTCCAGCG CACAAGGAGCCCTCCGACCCCCTGAACAGCGACGCCCTCTCCACGTCCAGCGACCTGCTCAACCTCCTCCTGAGCGAGGACCTCTGCTCGGCCACAGGCTCCGCGCCGTCCGGGAGCGGGGCCTCGGCCACCTCCGAGTCTCTGGGTTCCAGCTCACTGGGCGGCGGCGTATCCCGAAGCGGGGCAG GCAGTAGTGACACAAGTCATACCAGCAAATACTTTGGAAGCATTGACTCTTCAGAGAATAACCACAAGGCTAAGCTGACTGCAGACATGGAAGAAAGTGAGCATTTCATTAAGTACGTTCTGCAGGACCCCATCTGGCTACTGATGGCAGACACCGACGACAGTGTCATGATGACCTACCAGCTGCCCTCCCG GGACCTGGAAGCGGTGCTGAAGGAGGACCGAGAGCGGCTGAAGGCGCTGCAGAGGTCCCAGCCccggttcacagccagccagagGCGGGAGCTGCTGGAGGTCCACCCGTGGGTCCAGATGGGCAGCCTGCCCTCCGCCATCAACGTGACG GAATGCGTGTACTGTGAAAGTGGGGAGAAGGAGCACGCGTGTGCGCCCTACGAGGAAGGCCTTCCTTCCCTGGGACTCGGCGACACCTCAGACACCAAAGAGGAGCAGCGCGGCCGCCCCCCGAGCCCCGGGCAGGAGCAGACATAA